GATACCGTAATTCCTTGCTTCTTCAGATGATTTAGGGCCGGGAATAGATCGTTTTAAGCCGACAAGCACCCTTGTCGATTTGTGCCCGGTTCATGTCTGCCACCCGTCACAATTTGCCCGCTACTTTCTGGTGGACATCTTCAGACCGAGAGCGGTCTGGCCTTACATGAAAACAAGATCAGTCGAACAAGTCTGGCTGCATCGGCACCAGGTTTTCGCGCTTGACGGTCAGGCGAACCGGCACGCCCTGCTTGCCAATCGCTTCGACGACCATGCGTCCGGCTGAGGCTTCGGCGACGACGCGAACGTTGCGCATCGACTGGCGGGTGCGGCCCCGATAAGTCGCCAGCGTTCCGGCTGGGGGCATCCAGGCTGGCTTTGGGCGCGACATTTGTGGGCCTTTCATCCGCTACGAATAGGCCAAGCCTACCCCTGAAAAAAGATTTCTCGAATACTGTACATCCATACAGCTTTCGGATATTCTGCACTCGAACAACAAAATACTGGTTGTTTATACAGTTACCGATAGCCGAAGGAGTTGCCATCATGAAACGTCTTCAACACTGGTTCGATCTGATTGCCGGAATATCCCACGAAGAACATGCTCGCCTGGAGCGGGCACGGAGCATTTTCAACGCCAGCGGCCCTGACGTAGAGATGCTGCAGACACCGGCCTGCTGGCGGCGCAATCGGCGCATCGTTGCCAAATAATTCTGACCAGGAAATAAAAACGGAACTCCGTGGAGTTCCGTCCTTCTCTTCAGCCCAAACCCCGGGACTTCCCGGGGCATGATCACTCAGAAATCGTCAGTGACGATGGGGAAGCCGAGTGCAGCCCAATCAAGCATGCCGCCACGGTAGTAGTAAATCTTGTCGGCCGGGAAGCCATCACGCACCATGGCGTTAATGGCCGACGGGCTCTGCGGGCAAACCGGGCCATTACAGAAGGCATATACCTTCTTGGCCTTGCTGCAGTCCCACTTGCCGGCGCTCTTGCTGCAACCCAGTTCGTCCATGCGGCCGGCCACCAGGGTGTAGGGGATGTGATACGAGTTGGGGATGGTGCCCTTGATCCGGTCATCCGGCTCGCGCATGTCGACAATCAGTGAATCCTTGTCGTTCATCGCATTCAGCAATTCGATTTCAGTGACCGGATGCACACCCGGCACCGGAATCAACGGCTGCAGCCAGCCCTTGTTCTTGGCGCAAGGGGTCATCGTGCGGGTAATGACGAAAGGACCATTCTTGGTCTGAACGACAAATTGCTTGTCTTCACCGATGATACGCAGCAATTCCTTTTCTTGCGCGACGACAGTGCCAGCCATCAGAACCCCGACCACGAGCATTAGTTTTTTGATCACGTAATTTCCCCTCCAAATATAATTAAAGTGACAGATCGCCGGATAAGCGATTGCGTATATTGTAATTTAATTATTTTGTAGCGTGAAGTTTCCGGCTCCCCTCCTGGTTTTCAGAACTGCTCAGGAATTTCGTCCGCCGACAGGTCACGGCACGCCAGCCCCTCCCGTGTTATCTTTTTATCGAACAGCCGCTATTCAACTGCGTCCTAGTTCACCGACGCATCTCCAAGGACAAGACAACATGAAAAAACTCCTGCTAGCCGCAGTCATTGCGAGTGCCCCGCTGCTTGCCAGCGCCACAGACATCAACGTCAACCTGGGTGGCATGCGCATCCAGGCGCCAGGTGTTACCGTTACGTTCGGCAGTCAGGACAATCGTGGCTACTATTGGGACGGCCAGGATTACCGTCATCCCGATTACTGGCGGAAGCACGAGGGGTATCGTGGCGAGCGTTATTACACCGGGCGCGGCCATGACGAAGGACGCCATGAAGGCAAAGGGCACTGCCCGCCGGGTCAGGCTAAAAAGGGCAACTGCTGAGTATTTCAGCCAAGTACATACAAAAAGGGCGAGGCCAATTGGTCCCGCCCTTTTTTATTGATAGCGCTTCCGGCTAAGGATGCGCCGCTCAGTTATTACCCGACCCAGCGCCGTGCATTGCGGAACATCCGCATCCACGGGCTGTCCTCGCCCCAGTTTTCCGGGTGCCAGGACATCTGGACGGTGCGGAAGACGCGCTCCGGGTGCGGCATCATGATGGTAAAACGACCATCGGCCGTCGTTACCGCGGTGAGGCCGTTCGGCGAACCGTTCGGGTTGTACGGATAAACCTCGGTCGGCTCGCCCTTGTTGTCGACATAGCGGACCGCCGACAGCACCTTGGCCTGATCATCGGCGTTATCGAACACCGCCCTGCCCTCGCCGTGCGAGACAACGATCGGCACTTGCGAACCTTCCATGCCAGCAAAGAAGATGGACGGCGACGCCAGCACTTCGGTCATCACGAAGCGGGCTTCGAACTGCTCAACCTGATTGCGGCGGAAAGCCGGCCAGTGTTCGGCACCGGGAATGATGGACTTCAGCGCGCTCATCATCTGGCAACCGTTACAGACGCCCAGCGCGAAGGTATCAGGACGGGTGAAGAAAGCGGCGAACTCGTCACGGCAGCCGTCGTGCATGAGAATGGTCCGCGCCCAGCCGAGGCCGGCCCCGAGTACGTCGCCGTAGGAGAAGCCGCCACAGGCGACCAGACCCTTGAAATCCTTGAGGCTGACGCGGCCGGCGAGAATATCGCTCATATGCACGTCGACCGCGGCAAAACCGGCCTTGTCGAAGGCGGCGGCCATTTCGTAATGGCTGTTCACGCCCTGCTCGCGCAGGATGGCGATGCGCGGACGGGCACCGAGTTCGCGATAAACCTGGGTGAAATCTTCTTGCGGGTCGAAGCTCAGCTTCGGCGTCAGGCCAGGGTCGGTCAGGTCGAGGATGCGATCGAATTCCTGCTGGGCGCAGCTCGGGTTGTCGCGCAGGGTCTGCATCTGGTAGCTGGTTTCCGACCAGGCCCGTTGCAGATCAACGCGCTTTTCGCGCAGGACACGCTTGGCGTTGCGGGTGACGCGGATTTCGTCCCACTCGTTCATCGTACCGACGAAATGGTAAGGCACACCGCAGGCGCGCAAGATGGGCGTGACCTTTTCGCGGTCGGCCCGGCGAATCTGGATCAGGGCGCCGAGTTCTTCGTTGAACAGGGCCCGGACGATATTCTCGAAATCGCGACCGGCCAGCAGGTTGGTCAGCTTCTCCGAACCATCGACATCACCGGCGCCGGCGTCGTAACAGATGCCGTCGAGGTCAAGCGAGACACCACGGCGGGTGGCGAAGGCCATTTCGCAGGCAGCGACGAACAGGCCACCGTCAGAGCGGTCGTGGTAGGCGAGCAGCAGGCCGTCGCGATTGAGCTTTTGGACAGCATCGAAGAGGCCCTTGAGTTGGGCCGGTTCATCGACATCCGGCGCATCGCTGCCGGTGGCGTTGTACACCTGGGCCAGGCAGGAGCCACCAAGGCGGCGCTTGCCGAGATCGAGCAGCAGGAGTTCGGTTTCGCCCTGGTCGACAGCCAGTTGCGGGGTTTTCGTCAGACGCACATCGTCGACGGCGGCGAAGGAGGTCACCACCAGCGACAGCGGCGAAACGACCTGTTTCTTCTCGCCCTGATCTTCCCAGGCGGTGCGCATCGACAGCGAATCCTTGCCGACCGGAATCGACACGCCGATGGCCTTGCACAGGTCGGAAACGGCCTCGACCGTATCGAACAGGCGGGCATCCTCACCGGCAACGCCGCACGGCGCCATCCAGTTGGCCGACAGCTTGACCTTGGCCAGCGCCCCGACATCGGCCGCTGCCAGATTGGTCAGTGCTTCGCCGATGGCCATACGGCCAGAGGCCGGGGCATCAAGCACGGCGAGCGGGGTACGCTCGCCCATGGCGAAGGCTTCGCCGAGATAGCCCTGATAACCCATCGTCGTGACGGCGACGTCAGCGACCGGCACCTGCCACGGGCCGACCATCTGGTCGCGGGCGGTCATACCACCCACCGAGCGGTCGCCAATCGAGATCAGGAAGGTCTTGTCGGCGATGGTCGGCAGACGCATCAGGCGATAGGCGGCATCCTTGAGTTCAATCGATACGGCATCAAAGGCGACAAAGGTTTCAGGTTCGTGCGTCACGTCACGCGTCATGCGCGGCGGCTTGCCGAGCAGGGCTTCCATTTCCATATCGACCGGATTGACGCCGAAATGGGCGTCGGTCACGGTCAGGTGGCCGTCGCCGGTCGCTTCGCCGACCACAGCAAAGGGGCAACGCTCGCGCTCGCACATGGCCTGGAATTCGGCGATACGGTTCGGCGGAATGGCCAGCACGTAGCGTTCCTGCGATTCGTTCGACCAGATTTCGGCCGGTGACATGCCCGGCTCCTCGGTCGGCACCTTACGCAGATCGAAAACAGCACCGACGCCGCCCGAATGGGCGAGTTCCGGCAGGGCGTTGGAAACGCCACCGGCGCCAACGTCATGGACCGACAGAATCGGATTGTTCTTGCCCATCTGCCAGCAGCGATCGATGACTTCCTGCGCCCGCCGCTGGATTTCCGGGTTGCCGCGCTGGACTGAGGCGAAATCGAGGTCTTCGGCATTGCTGCCGGCCGTCATCGACGAGGCGGCACCGCCGCCCAGACCGATCAGCATGCCGGGGCCGCCCAGTTGCACGAACTTGGTGCCGACCGGGAAGGTTTCGTCCTTGAACGACTGCTCGGCCTGAATGCTGCCCAAACCGCCGGCGATCATGATCGGCTTGTGATAGCCACGGACCAGACCGGCGACATCCTGTTCATAGGTGCGGAAATAGCCGGTCAGGTTCGGACGGCCGAATTCGTTATTGAAGGCGGCCGCACCAATCGGGCCTTCGAGCATGATGTCGAGCGCCGAGGCAATGCGTGACGGGCGGCCGTAGGCCTTTTCCCACGGCTGCGGCAGATCCGGCAGATTGAGATTGGAGACCGAGAAGCCGCAGAGGCCGGCCTTCGGCTTGGAACCTTTGCCGGTAGCGCCTTCGTCGCGGATTTCGCCACCCGAACCCGTGGAGGCACCGGGGAATGGCGAAATGGCCGTCGGGTGGTTGTGGGTCTCGACCTTGGTCAGGATGTGGGTCAGCTCTTCCTTGTAGGAATAGCCACGATCGGCATCCGGGTAGAAACGCTGGATGGTCGCACCTTCGATGATCGAGGCATTGTCAGCATAGGCCATCACCGTGCCTTGCGGCGCGGCGGCGTGGGTTTCGCGGATCATGCCGAACAGCGTCTTGTCCTTCTTCTCGCCGTCGATCACCCACGAGGCGTTGAAAATCTTGTGGCGGCAATGTTCCGAATTGGCCTGGGCGAACATCATCAGTTCGACATCGGTCGGGTTGCGGCCGGCCTTGGTAAAGACATCAAGCAGGTAATCGATTTCGTCGTCGGACAGAGCCAGACCCAGCGAACCGTTGGCGGCGACCAGGGCCGGTTTGCCACCAGCCAGCACATCGACGGTACTGAGCGGCTTCGGCTCAAAATGGCGGAACAGTTCGCCAGCGGCGTCAAAGCCGGGCAGGACAGAATCCGTCATGCGGTCGTGCAGCAGACCAGCGACCGTTTTCTTTTCGTCGGCACTCAGGACGCGACCACCCTTGACCACGACATGGAAGGCGATAACGCGCTCGATGCGCTCGATGGCGTCGAGATCGCAATTCCAGGCAATGTCGGTGGCTTTTGATGACCACGGCGAAATGGTGCCGATACGCGGCGCGACGAGGAATAGTTCGCCAGCCTCAGCACCAGCTGCCTTCTCTTCCAGTAGCGTCGCCAGCTTGGCGCGTTCGTCGGCGCTCAGGGCGCGCTTCTGCGCCACGACATGCCAGTAATCGGCCACCACCGATTCGATATCCGACACGGCCGCATTGAGGCGGGCTTGCAGGCGTTGCAGACGGAAGGCGGAAAAGGCGGCGTCGCCCTTGAGGCAAAGAATGTCGGCCATGGGGTGTGATTTGAGGTTAGGCGGAGAGGCCGGAATTATACCCGAGGTGGGGTGGCTGGCGCTTGGGATAGCCGGCTATACTGACTCAACAGCGCTTGCCGGAGTTGGCCATGGAAGCACGTCCCGACCAGTTCATCCTGGCCCTCGACCAGGGCACGACCAGCGCCCGCGCCATCCTGTTTGGCCGACAAGGCCAAATCCACGGCATTGCCCAGCAGGAAATCACCCAGTATTACCCGCAAACCGGCTGGGTCGAACATGACCCCGATGAAATCTGGCAGGCACAACTGGCCGTGGCGCGCGCTGTTCTGCGCGAGAACGGTGTGGCCGGCACGCAGATTGCCGCTGTCGGCATCACCAACCAGCGCGAAACAACCGTGCTCTGGGACCGGGCCAGCGGTCAGCCACTGCATCGTGCCATTGTCTGGCAGGACAGGCGAACCGCCGGAATCTGCGACGCACTGACGGCAACCGGCCATGCCGACCTGTTCCGCCAGCGCACGGGGCTTGTCCTTGATGCCTATTTTTCCGGTACCAAGCTGAAATGGCTGCTCGACCACATTCCCGGTGCCCGCAGCCGGGCTGAGCGCGGCGAACTGGCCTTCGGCACCATCGATAGCTGGCTGGCCTGGCAGCTGTCCGGCGGCCGCACCCATGTCACTGATCCATCGAATGCCTCGCGTACCCTGCTTTTCGACATCCACCGGCGGTGCTGGGATGAGGATTTGCTGGCGCTGCTCGATATTCCCGCCGCGTTGTTGCCTCGCATCGTCGACAGTAGCGGCCAGATTGCGATGGTGGACGCAGAATGGCTGGGTACCACCATTCCCCTCAGTGGCATGGCCGGCGACCAGCAGGCGGCGACGTTTGGGCAGGCCTGCCTTGAACACGGGATGGCGAAGAACACCTACGGTACCGGCTGCTTCCTGCTGATGAATACGGGCGATCGGCCAATGGCGTCGCAACATCGCCTGCTCACAACGGTAGGCTGGCAACGCCGGGGGCAAACTACTTATCTGCTCGAAGGCAGTGTTTTCATGGGCGGCGCCACCGTGCAATGGCTGCGCGACGGGCTCGGGCTAATTACCAGCGCCAATGAGATCGAAGCACTGGCCACCAGCGTGCCGGACAATGGCGGCGTTTATCTGGTTCCTGCGCACACCGGTCTTGGCGCGCCCTATTGGGACCCGTTTGCCCGTGGCACCCTGTTCGGCCTGAGCCGGGGCAGCACCCGCGCCCATATCGCCCGTGCCGCCCTCGAAGCCATCGCCTTCCAGAGTGCCGAAGTGCTGCAGGCGATGGAGCGTGACGCCGGCCAGCCGATGACGGAACTCCGTGTCGACGGTGGCGCAGCCCGTAACGATCTGCTCATGCAGTTTCAGGCCGATC
The DNA window shown above is from Dechloromonas sp. HYN0024 and carries:
- a CDS encoding rhodanese-like domain-containing protein, with translation MIKKLMLVVGVLMAGTVVAQEKELLRIIGEDKQFVVQTKNGPFVITRTMTPCAKNKGWLQPLIPVPGVHPVTEIELLNAMNDKDSLIVDMREPDDRIKGTIPNSYHIPYTLVAGRMDELGCSKSAGKWDCSKAKKVYAFCNGPVCPQSPSAINAMVRDGFPADKIYYYRGGMLDWAALGFPIVTDDF
- the glpK gene encoding glycerol kinase GlpK, which translates into the protein MEARPDQFILALDQGTTSARAILFGRQGQIHGIAQQEITQYYPQTGWVEHDPDEIWQAQLAVARAVLRENGVAGTQIAAVGITNQRETTVLWDRASGQPLHRAIVWQDRRTAGICDALTATGHADLFRQRTGLVLDAYFSGTKLKWLLDHIPGARSRAERGELAFGTIDSWLAWQLSGGRTHVTDPSNASRTLLFDIHRRCWDEDLLALLDIPAALLPRIVDSSGQIAMVDAEWLGTTIPLSGMAGDQQAATFGQACLEHGMAKNTYGTGCFLLMNTGDRPMASQHRLLTTVGWQRRGQTTYLLEGSVFMGGATVQWLRDGLGLITSANEIEALATSVPDNGGVYLVPAHTGLGAPYWDPFARGTLFGLSRGSTRAHIARAALEAIAFQSAEVLQAMERDAGQPMTELRVDGGAARNDLLMQFQADLLGVPVVRPKITETTALGAAYLAGLAVGFWQDEAELSALWQAERRFEPCMANDQRAALFGQWRRAVQRTLGWAKGE
- a CDS encoding DUF2502 domain-containing protein, giving the protein MKKLLLAAVIASAPLLASATDINVNLGGMRIQAPGVTVTFGSQDNRGYYWDGQDYRHPDYWRKHEGYRGERYYTGRGHDEGRHEGKGHCPPGQAKKGNC
- the purL gene encoding phosphoribosylformylglycinamidine synthase; the protein is MADILCLKGDAAFSAFRLQRLQARLNAAVSDIESVVADYWHVVAQKRALSADERAKLATLLEEKAAGAEAGELFLVAPRIGTISPWSSKATDIAWNCDLDAIERIERVIAFHVVVKGGRVLSADEKKTVAGLLHDRMTDSVLPGFDAAGELFRHFEPKPLSTVDVLAGGKPALVAANGSLGLALSDDEIDYLLDVFTKAGRNPTDVELMMFAQANSEHCRHKIFNASWVIDGEKKDKTLFGMIRETHAAAPQGTVMAYADNASIIEGATIQRFYPDADRGYSYKEELTHILTKVETHNHPTAISPFPGASTGSGGEIRDEGATGKGSKPKAGLCGFSVSNLNLPDLPQPWEKAYGRPSRIASALDIMLEGPIGAAAFNNEFGRPNLTGYFRTYEQDVAGLVRGYHKPIMIAGGLGSIQAEQSFKDETFPVGTKFVQLGGPGMLIGLGGGAASSMTAGSNAEDLDFASVQRGNPEIQRRAQEVIDRCWQMGKNNPILSVHDVGAGGVSNALPELAHSGGVGAVFDLRKVPTEEPGMSPAEIWSNESQERYVLAIPPNRIAEFQAMCERERCPFAVVGEATGDGHLTVTDAHFGVNPVDMEMEALLGKPPRMTRDVTHEPETFVAFDAVSIELKDAAYRLMRLPTIADKTFLISIGDRSVGGMTARDQMVGPWQVPVADVAVTTMGYQGYLGEAFAMGERTPLAVLDAPASGRMAIGEALTNLAAADVGALAKVKLSANWMAPCGVAGEDARLFDTVEAVSDLCKAIGVSIPVGKDSLSMRTAWEDQGEKKQVVSPLSLVVTSFAAVDDVRLTKTPQLAVDQGETELLLLDLGKRRLGGSCLAQVYNATGSDAPDVDEPAQLKGLFDAVQKLNRDGLLLAYHDRSDGGLFVAACEMAFATRRGVSLDLDGICYDAGAGDVDGSEKLTNLLAGRDFENIVRALFNEELGALIQIRRADREKVTPILRACGVPYHFVGTMNEWDEIRVTRNAKRVLREKRVDLQRAWSETSYQMQTLRDNPSCAQQEFDRILDLTDPGLTPKLSFDPQEDFTQVYRELGARPRIAILREQGVNSHYEMAAAFDKAGFAAVDVHMSDILAGRVSLKDFKGLVACGGFSYGDVLGAGLGWARTILMHDGCRDEFAAFFTRPDTFALGVCNGCQMMSALKSIIPGAEHWPAFRRNQVEQFEARFVMTEVLASPSIFFAGMEGSQVPIVVSHGEGRAVFDNADDQAKVLSAVRYVDNKGEPTEVYPYNPNGSPNGLTAVTTADGRFTIMMPHPERVFRTVQMSWHPENWGEDSPWMRMFRNARRWVG